The DNA sequence ACCATTAATTTCAATGGTTAACATTCttgttattcttgctgttgttgtttagccctaaatcagccctgattgaacaagactataatcaaagacattacaGCCATGATCATCACTTCAGAGAACATTGTCTAATATCTTCTGTAAGCTTTATAACACAACAAGATGTGACAGGAGGGAGATTTggctctatttctagcagatcaaaggGCTATAATGACTCCCTTGTCAGTTCATACAAAGATAAATTCTATGCAagtgttttaacccttttgctactatatttctatcaaaatacagtttttgtttcaattaattttgtaaagaaagaatttagtaaaataactcattatttTGATATGGTATTTGGAAAATGAAATTTTGGCAGGTTTTAATTGAGATCAAATTAAAACAGTTTCTCTTTTAGAATTAGGGGCACTCTCAGGTGGGTTGGTCacaaaaacagatgaaaaaaaatagaaaaaagatacaAATCTATAAAAACTCTAGTAAAATGAGCCATGTACCTTTTGTGGCATATCTCATAAATATATGTTGGCTGGTTTTACTGGTTGGAACCCCAAGACGCCACTTGCCAGGTGGCCAAGGAATGTCATCTGCACTATTCCATGGATCAACTGCTGCTGGCACATTTTCTAGCAAACGTGATGACAACTTCCTTCTGTAGTTTTTCtcctagacagacagacagacagacaatcattAACTTCAAATAAATAGGTTTCTGTTGAGTCAGCAAAAACAGCAGCTCAAACCCCTCAAAAAGACCCTCCACCCAACCTAACAATCAAGGATTTTTTAATCATCAACTTCCATATACAAAAAAGAagatagatttttcttttcttactagATTTAAGCTcagagcatataatatatatatgacacttgaTCTAacagtattgagtactttctttTGCTTGAATGCCTTTCACACCAGTGTAACACTACcgcctaatgtgtgtgtgtgtgtgtgtgtaataatcatCATTTGACATGTCCTGTCCTGGataggacagtttgacaggattcagGAGGTTGGTGTCTCAggtttgacatagtttctacagatggatgcccttcctaacactaaccatttCACAGAATGGACTGGGATCAGTATAATTTCAAAGCACCAGCACTGTAGAGGTTGCCTTGCCATCAGCAAGATGAAAGAGACAACCTCTTGAGCCCTGCATTGTCTCTATTCAAAACGATTCACATCCACAGAGTGTCTTAGATGTTTGGCAGCTTGTAAAGCACTCGAAAATGGAAGGAGGAGACTTGTTATGAGAGGATGATAATGAAGAGAATAAGAGAGGGAATAATGTTGAGGTGggagtaaaggagagagagaagtagaataATGTCAAAAGGTTAGTGTAAATGAGAGGGGACATCACAGCTCCGCTTGTAAAGGTCATATTCCAACTACATAATCCTTCCTCAATGTTTTAATGCATTCATGAGACAACACCAAGCATCCATAACAAAAGTATTTCCATAGTAACACACTTAAAAAGACATCAATGATACAGAGGACCATTCATCCATCAGCCCCACTCTGACAATGTTTTATCTGTTAAGATGCTACAAAGACTCAATATTTACCAATTCGACATTGTCTTCAGAGCTGGACAGTTCCCCTTCGCTCTTCGCATCGATCGGTTGAGGTGTTGTTTCTCGTGTTTCTGCATCCTCACTGTCTTTGCTATCACTTGGTCTCCTTTTGCTTTCCATCTGTCTGTCGCTGTCGTTTTCGCAAGTACTTTCACTGTGAGACACTAAGCACAAAGAGAAACATGTCAGCTTAATCAGCAGCACATTATGTAACGGACATGTCACAGCAAGAAGGAGGAGTCAACTTTAAAGACAGGGAAGCTcctggaggaggaggaaggtatACAGTAAAGAATTGGTCAATGATAGAATTTACCAATGCTTACAAGAGCAAAAATGTTATCTTTATTGTGGAGAGAGAAATATCACATTCTCTGGTTGCTTTATTTCATTCtctgtagaaaagaaaaatgtctaaaacggaaaaaaaaagtgGCCAACTTTGGTGTGAGAATGACCAAGCAGAGAAACAAATGGAACCCTtatgataaaggaaaaaaagtCTATTGTGGGTTCGAAAACCaattttccatgcctgcatgggttggacagaactTGCTGAGGTGAATTTTTGTCTGGTCAAATGGCCTTTTGCTGCTCTCAATCTTTCTGCTTCCAGGCGAGATTAATATTTCTCCacaaccagacatgtttccacggaagattggaaacaaaggacagaGCTTGCAAGATGGTGACCttcaccaatatatatttatacaaacttaAAAACACTTCTCACCTGAAGAAATCGCTGACATATTGCTGTCCTCGTCCACATTCATTTTGGTAGCGTTACTTTCTTTCTCACTGGTTTCACTGATTTCCTTTTGGTCAAATTGTGTGTCAGGCTTCAGCTGATTCTCTTCATCGGCAGTTGGACTTTTGGCAGCAGAATTCTCGTTTGTGTTGGTCCAAGAATTAACAACATCGCGGCTTCGGCTTAATTTGTTCAAGGCTCTAGCAGCTGTCATGGCATCGGACCAAACAACATTGCCTACAAAATGGAAAGAagtgaaaaacatgaaaaatatcaaTTCTCAATAATGTCACAGAAAGCAATCGTTGAAATTCATAAATCTTAGCTTTTCGTACACAAGGAATTCAAAATGGCACTGAACTGTCTTCCATCTTTTACTGCTCCCTTCTCCACCTCTATGATACTTTCTCACTATGTGTCTTTAAATGGTCTTTTAATCATTGCCTGTCTtcaagcctagtatgtgcactcaCCCTGCATCTCCCATTTTAATTTCCTGTGTCTTTCCCCAGCTCTCTATACAACGTAAAATGTGACAGGAGAAAGCAAGCAAccaattcatcatcattgtcatcatcaaacaTCCGTTTCCCATGATGGCATGGGGGGAAACCATCCAATTCATGGCCAGCATGGCAAAAAAgggacagatgatgatgatgatgatcaaaatgcCGAGTAGCAGAATCAAGAATCTCCTCACTTGGCCCCAGAAAGGGTAGAATACTGCCTCAAGAAGTCTCATCCTTTGGGTGTCTCTAGCAGAGTTTCTTCAGTTGCAAGCAAGCAAGCCAAGTACCTGGTTTGAGGCTAACATCCTTCCATCTTCCTCCATCCCCACCCCAGGGCCATAAAGTGCTGCCCCCACCCACTTcattaaatgaaaggaaaatcttTATAGACCCCCCCATgtagttaaataaaaatatgtttatcctCTCCTTGTCTGACCTCTGGCCCCAACTTTCATACAACTGAGGAGTTGTACTGAAGTTAGGGGTgagtgattgtatattttttaaggGGTTGAGTGACTCGGGTACTTACAGGAACTGTCTTCAATCCATTCGACAGTCGAGGGAGCAAACTCTTGAAAATAGTGAAAGACATCTTTTGTACTCATGTCCTGCACACCACGGACATGGACTGTCTCGAGACGAATGCCTCGCTCGTCCTTGTGCAGGTCTTCCTCTCGGATGCCAAGGCTGCAGAATTAAAAGGGAAAGAAACTAACAAAAGTTTACAAAGTTTTAACAgaatcttttttatttcaatattttcttgttcctttttgtAATTACAAGAGCTGAAGGTGATAGATGAAGTGGAGGGTGAAATATCAAACGGTATTTAATAAGGTCCCTTTACACAAATAAATTCACCTTTTCCCTTCAGCCAGCCACAACTGATAAACTAAATTTCAGAATCAACAGACCAAAAAATGTTCCAAGTATTTCTCATCTTCTGCCAAGATAAGGAATCCTTATCATAAACGTCTCCCTTTTCTGCATCTATTCATTTCAGGAATGTTTCCCTGCATTTTTCCTTTCTAAGGCTCAACACTCACAAAGTCTGCCTTTAACTACTTCATCCAAAGTCGTCCTCCATCAactcatttatttctctccctcGGCCATTTCTTGTACAGTCCCATGGCCAGTCAACACaagttttcttcctttctgcATGCATCTGCCAACCACTTCTCAATTCCCAGCTCAACTTTTTCTCTtaacactacaacaacaacaacaaccttgatATTCAAACTCAGAAAAGGATAAACTAAACACTAAAAAGTATTTGGTGTTAAGGATCCACTGATGCTTTGAGCATCAATACATTTAAAGACTCgttcatccaatccatgcaaaaTATGAGGATGCAGATATTGATAGCAGTGTTGGTACAAACaaggaaataagaaacaataCAAACCTAGCATAAAGAGCGGCCAAACTGACATGATAGTTGTTGCCTTCCAGACCAAAACGACGAGCTcgttcttctcttttctcttcttcttcctaaaaataataaaattgaaaatgagaGCCAAAGGTAGAGGCACAGTACACAAGATGAAacacagaaaaggaaaaagagcaaCATTTCACACACAATGCCTGTTGtgattataaacatatttacagtgTTGCTGTAAGGAAACATCTTCTGTGGATAACCCAATGTTTAATGTAACCGATTCAGCTAAATTGCACTTCCAAGAAAGTCCAGAGTATCAAACAGAGCAACAGTCCACTTGCTGACCAGGTTTTAAACCAAAATAATGTTTGCTGTGCAAAGCTAATGAATAGATGGATGGGTCGATAGAATGTGGAATACTGCATTCAGCTTAAGAGATCCTCTCGTACAGATGCATGGTATATAAAAGCTGGCATATATTGGAGCAGAAGTTGGATATAAAGGTtgccttttgatattaatactatTTCCATaggtaataatttttaataagcctgctggctattATTAGTAACATCAGTGACACTAATGAGACACTGATATTCTATACAGTGTGGGAGCGATATTTGGCTGGTCTGCAGCCACTGGACGCCTGCCACAGAGGAAGTCCATTATAttggtactaatactgcttccgCTGTCAATAATTATTCTTAATAAGTGTTTACGCACAGAATAGGGATGACAGCCTTTATCTCAAGTCTGGTTGGAGTTGACATGAGACAATGGTCAGTCAATTTATCCATTTTGTTTTACAATACTTctattgaaatatactgcctttccaatttttaaaataatgaacaaGTTAGTAAAGTAATTCCATCATTCTTAATCTGGTATTTAGcgcataaattaacaagaaattttcatggaaagttttaattaaaatgggGACTTTGTGCTTTTGTTTTTAGGAATTAAGATGGTATTTTTAGATTTTTGACAAAGTCATGAAGATAACTGCTTGGAATAAGAAAGAACACTGGCCATTTGAGTAAAATCAGTGGGTTTCTTGAAGTGTGTGCTGACTGAAGACAGATACCAGTCATAAGATGGGGGAGGAGAAGATTATGCTTAGATTGACTACCAAGGTATTAGCCATGGTTTTGGTGGCCAAACTGTCAGACGGAATGAGTACAAAACACTCTGTTATCCTTGAACTGTGATGCAACAGAGccaattcttttctattctaggcacaaggcccgaaatctttttaggagggggtaggggaagtcagtcaattagattgaccccagtatgcaactggtactcacctaagcatttcacctggtgtgctaacgtttctgccagctcgctgcattagAGCAAATTCTTTTAAGGCAACTAAGGCCCAGAAGAGgccaagaaaaaagaagaaaataccagGAAGCCATAATGTGTTGCTATGACATCAGAACTGGACTTATTTCATAGGACTCAGAGGTCATCTGACATAGAGAGGTCATTTTCATTTCAGTGACAAACTTCTAGATGCCTTCTCTGGCCGTAAAGGACCACATCCCTTTTGTACTAGATTTAATATAAACATACCTTTTTTGTGATGTCGATGCCTGTTACAAAATTCCcatctttattttcatacttctttctctacaaaataaaaatgttgaaaacaatATTAGCACAATTAGACATTGCATAATTAGAGAATAATATTCTACAGTTTAATGTTAAAATCCAGTCTGGTCTGATCAATACAAGACCAATAAGAGTGAAAAACTAACCTTgaaccaattaaaaaaaagaaaaaaaccccaccatTCCAGCAGAAACCTCAAAATGGTTGACTAAAGAACTTTCAATGGATTTAGCtttctttcatcttcatcataagATCAAATTTCACTGCAATCCATTTCAATGTTCAACTATCCAGGGttggttacaaaaataaaaacaagtgagACGGTTCTGGACAGCAAAACTGAAAAGTGATATCAGGATGGGGTAGAGGAAAGAGCTACAGTAGCCGATATGATGTGGGGTAGGGGTGTCATAACGAGGGGGAGGgattgagaaagaaagatagaccgttagatggatagacaaatatacatacacacacacactcagctttATCATGATTGGTCCCCACTTACTCAGAGATGTCAAACTCACTGCAGTTGTTGGGTCATATTACTACGAAGGCTCTACCCAGGCGAGAGCACATTCCAACAACTAACCCCTCTCTTCAGGGTCTCTAGATACTTCAGTCACAACAATTATTGATCATCCACAATGGAGTATTGCCCTCACATCTGGGGcattctgctgctgctactgcacacGCCCACGTGGTAGAAGACCACCTCCAGCGAAGAGTCACCAAGACTGATTATTATGTCACTGGCAGACACAATCCAGCCACTGACCCTTGGACATGCAAAAGGCAATGATAATTGCTTCTGATACGACCTCTATGAAGGGGGGGGGGTCCGAGGACTCCACCTACGACCCCCTCAGGAATAGTGAGCAGAGAAGAAGATGGAATGGAACGTCATTACATTTTCAAAAGAAACACGAATGCTTCAGAAACGGATATTTAATAATGGCTCGTTTATAATTattcctttttaattttaaaatgttattatatgaaaatatatatttaacaaggatggtgttttttttttatccaatattttaataacttcagcagaattttgtGTTGccaacgaaacaaaaaaaaaaattcatggaaCTCTTACAAAGAAGATCTGAGGTATTTGTACATTGGATCAAATTATATCCATTAAtatccattaatatatattttataattcaaaAAATGTCAGCAATATATGTTTGAAACCTGATTTGTTTGGGAAAACGAATGACGCTCGCGTTTCTGTTTTATCGTTTCAAAGCACTTCGGTCAATGTGGATCGAGTAACCTTACACTGACAAATGTATTTCAAACATAAGCATTCCTTAGTAAGGCGTAGGATGGAATTTGTGTGGGACTTAGCTACTACTTTCAGCAGGTTTAGCAACCACTTAGGTGCTCCCTTCGTTTGCATTTTGTCGAGTTTACGGGATTGGaatcaatatgaaatattatttctagGGGAAAACATGTAAACATGATCCGGTACAACATATTAACTTGAAGGGTGAACTGCAAGAGAGCTGACAACCGTGGGGAAAATGGGGGGAAGGTACCCGTCAGGAGAAAACCAAGGAATTCATGAAGAagcagggggggggggtatgGTCGGATATCTCGGTGTTAATTTTTCATCGTGCGGAGTGTAAATAGTCCTAGATAGAATTATCATGTTTATTAGTATTATAAACCTATTATCCAACGACGTAGTCTTCCCTAAGATAAAAATAACACCGTTACAGCTGCAATCGAATATAGTTTCATTGTTTTTGAGAATGAATCCCAAACTGTGAaaccttttgttattattaataaagtgAGAATCCATCCAACTTGGATCCACTTGAAGACCAAAGTTTAATGGATATCTATCTAAATGTAATTCTAAATAAATgtattgtgcttacattttattaaggtcTGTCCAAAATGTATTTCCTCTAATTTATCTCAATTACTGAATATGAAAGTAAAGGAGCGAACATGTCACACGATTAATAAAAAGACGACGAAGACGTTGTTGTTGTGTGACCAAAGTTTGGCAACATGGAACTGTCGTCTTTCAGAGGAGACGAACGCTAACAACAATTCTATTGTATTATTATCGGGGAATATTTATTTCGAGTTTtaatgacaaaagaaacaaacgagagacgaaaaataaatgttgacaaatattttctgtttctgtttctaaaCTCACCTCAAATTTCTTTGCTTCGTTATTTTCATTGAGACGAACACTGAATTCGACCCTGTGTGAATAAGGTTCATCGATAAACGAGTAATCATCCTTATCAGTGAATATAATCTCTTCGTTGTCGCTGCCTTCGTTGTTGTCGATACAAATCTTCAGATTTGGTAATTTCTGTTTACTACCCTCCGCCATAGTTAGAGCACGGTACAACTGACGGTTCCGGTTCATCGAAATTCCGGCTTCTAGATTGGACAAAATTCGAAAACAATTTTATCACTTATTAACCGAATAATAAAATGCATAGATTAATTAGTTAAGACGTTCCGAAATTATAAAAAAGTATTTTGTCATGTATTTTATAGTTGCAtacaaaaatgttattattttcgtttttatagAATTCACTGCAGAGAGCTGTCTGGAGGTGGGTCATGTAAGACTATgtggcatacctacacaaatatGCCCCACtgactttttttttcctcattaccAATGGAGAACCNNNNNNNNNNatatatatatatatatatatatatataatatatatagacatatacatatatacgtgtgtgtgcatgtatatatatatctatatatatgtatgtatatgtttgtgtgtgtgtatgcgcatgtgtgcctttgtgtctatgtttgtaccccaccactgcttgacaacgggtgttggtttatttacgtccccataacttaacagttcagcaatagagaccaatGGCAggagtaccaggcttgaaaaaaacataagtcctggggtcaatttgttaggCTAAAATTCGTCatggaggtgctccagcatgaccacagtttaatgaccgaaacaagtgaaaagatgaaagaacgCTAATACTTTCCCCctgcaggcacaaggccagcaattgtgaggGACAAggaagtcaattagattgaccccccccccaaaaaaaaaaccacccaactggtccttattttactgaccccaaaaggatgaaaggcaaagccaacctcatcacaatatgaactcaaaacaaagatgAAATGGCAAGTGAAGAGGATTCTGCTTGCTCGTCATCTTTTCTAGA is a window from the Octopus bimaculoides isolate UCB-OBI-ISO-001 chromosome 25, ASM119413v2, whole genome shotgun sequence genome containing:
- the LOC106869564 gene encoding nuclear cap-binding protein subunit 3 isoform X5, with product MKNLPRQSCVCLHQVFMLMYVEAGISMNRNRQLYRALTMAEGSKQKLPNLKICIDNNEGSDNEEIIFTDKDDYSFIDEPYSHRVEFSVRLNENNEAKKFERKKYENKDGNFVTGIDITKKEEEEKREERARRFGLEGNNYHVSLAALYASLGIREEDLHKDERGIRLETVHVRGVQDMSTKDVFHYFQEFAPSTVEWIEDSSCNVVWSDAMTAARALNKLSRSRDVVNSWTNTNENSAAKSPTADEENQLKPDTQFDQKEISETSEKESNATKMNVDEDSNMSAISSVSHSESTCENDSDRQMESKRRPSDSKDSEDAETRETTPQPIDAKSEGELSSSEDNVELEKNYRRKLSSRLLENVPAAVDPWNSADDIPWPPGKWRLGVPTSKTSQHIFMRYATKAVVVAADRKLPGAEKRSQYYVRHGNPNYGGMKGLISKSRKRRIRSVKDEIPNENIKDNLNNLTASDRVELSDWSSRHLHDDLASSVQAAAAAATTTAAAPPPAKHRMMRMYADDVEAELKAKRSGHSRVSHRIGSGSLSHRIGSGGHGIQNWVGSLSGSSSSKPVKDARQLLSRSDNVGMNLPNTPAKFHGHSIKFHSEWRVSFVHGARPLFYSTKVRWNLLSLIFYGRMLFLLVTLTSYRASSYSPRAKHFFLTGNKQHCLYERDAHLHDVKTKGKHTHTHTHTLTCSLSLTHTSIK
- the LOC106869564 gene encoding nuclear cap-binding protein subunit 3 isoform X3, whose product is MFLLMKNTLEFDNYEMFYYDVIIVIFSSQNPRPCLFDIVNTVVDTNFGVIEIVLFIKFDTGSIYFTADHYEAGISMNRNRQLYRALTMAEGSKQKLPNLKICIDNNEGSDNEEIIFTDKDDYSFIDEPYSHRVEFSVRLNENNEAKKFERKKYENKDGNFVTGIDITKKEEEEKREERARRFGLEGNNYHVSLAALYASLGIREEDLHKDERGIRLETVHVRGVQDMSTKDVFHYFQEFAPSTVEWIEDSSCNVVWSDAMTAARALNKLSRSRDVVNSWTNTNENSAAKSPTADEENQLKPDTQFDQKEISETSEKESNATKMNVDEDSNMSAISSVSHSESTCENDSDRQMESKRRPSDSKDSEDAETRETTPQPIDAKSEGELSSSEDNVELEKNYRRKLSSRLLENVPAAVDPWNSADDIPWPPGKWRLGVPTSKTSQHIFMRYATKADRKLPGAEKRSQYYVRHGNPNYGGMKGLISKSRKRRIRSVKDEIPNENIKDNLNNLTASDRVELSDWSSRHLHDDLASSVQAAAAAATTTAAAPPPAKHRMMRMYADDVEAELKAKRSGHSRVSHRIGSGSLSHRIGSGGHGIQNWVGSLSGSSSSKPVKDARQLLSRSDNVGMNLPNTPAKFHGHSIKFHSEWRVSFVHGARPLFYSTKVRWNLLSLIFYGRMLFLLVTLTSYRASSYSPRAKHFFLTGNKQHCLYERDAHLHDVKTKGKHTHTHTHTLTCSLSLTHTSIK
- the LOC106869564 gene encoding nuclear cap-binding protein subunit 3 isoform X2, whose translation is MFLLMKNTLEFDNYEMFYYDVIIVIFSSQNPRPCLFDIVNTVVDTNFGVIEIVLFIKFDTGSIYFTADHYEAGISMNRNRQLYRALTMAEGSKQKLPNLKICIDNNEGSDNEEIIFTDKDDYSFIDEPYSHRVEFSVRLNENNEAKKFERKKYENKDGNFVTGIDITKKEEEEKREERARRFGLEGNNYHVSLAALYASLGIREEDLHKDERGIRLETVHVRGVQDMSTKDVFHYFQEFAPSTVEWIEDSSCNVVWSDAMTAARALNKLSRSRDVVNSWTNTNENSAAKSPTADEENQLKPDTQFDQKEISETSEKESNATKMNVDEDSNMSAISSVSHSESTCENDSDRQMESKRRPSDSKDSEDAETRETTPQPIDAKSEGELSSSEDNVELEKNYRRKLSSRLLENVPAAVDPWNSADDIPWPPGKWRLGVPTSKTSQHIFMRYATKVVVAADRKLPGAEKRSQYYVRHGNPNYGGMKGLISKSRKRRIRSVKDEIPNENIKDNLNNLTASDRVELSDWSSRHLHDDLASSVQAAAAAATTTAAAPPPAKHRMMRMYADDVEAELKAKRSGHSRVSHRIGSGSLSHRIGSGGHGIQNWVGSLSGSSSSKPVKDARQLLSRSDNVGMNLPNTPAKFHGHSIKFHSEWRVSFVHGARPLFYSTKVRWNLLSLIFYGRMLFLLVTLTSYRASSYSPRAKHFFLTGNKQHCLYERDAHLHDVKTKGKHTHTHTHTLTCSLSLTHTSIK
- the LOC106869564 gene encoding nuclear cap-binding protein subunit 3 isoform X1, with the translated sequence MFLLMKNTLEFDNYEMFYYDVIIVIFSSQNPRPCLFDIVNTVVDTNFGVIEIVLFIKFDTGSIYFTADHYEAGISMNRNRQLYRALTMAEGSKQKLPNLKICIDNNEGSDNEEIIFTDKDDYSFIDEPYSHRVEFSVRLNENNEAKKFERKKYENKDGNFVTGIDITKKEEEEKREERARRFGLEGNNYHVSLAALYASLGIREEDLHKDERGIRLETVHVRGVQDMSTKDVFHYFQEFAPSTVEWIEDSSCNVVWSDAMTAARALNKLSRSRDVVNSWTNTNENSAAKSPTADEENQLKPDTQFDQKEISETSEKESNATKMNVDEDSNMSAISSVSHSESTCENDSDRQMESKRRPSDSKDSEDAETRETTPQPIDAKSEGELSSSEDNVELEKNYRRKLSSRLLENVPAAVDPWNSADDIPWPPGKWRLGVPTSKTSQHIFMRYATKAVVVAADRKLPGAEKRSQYYVRHGNPNYGGMKGLISKSRKRRIRSVKDEIPNENIKDNLNNLTASDRVELSDWSSRHLHDDLASSVQAAAAAATTTAAAPPPAKHRMMRMYADDVEAELKAKRSGHSRVSHRIGSGSLSHRIGSGGHGIQNWVGSLSGSSSSKPVKDARQLLSRSDNVGMNLPNTPAKFHGHSIKFHSEWRVSFVHGARPLFYSTKVRWNLLSLIFYGRMLFLLVTLTSYRASSYSPRAKHFFLTGNKQHCLYERDAHLHDVKTKGKHTHTHTHTLTCSLSLTHTSIK
- the LOC106869564 gene encoding nuclear cap-binding protein subunit 3 isoform X7 — translated: MFLLMKNTLEFDNYEMFYYDVIIVIFSSQNPRPCLFDIVNTVVDTNFGVIEIVLFIKFDTGSIYFTADHYEAGISMNRNRQLYRALTMAEGSKQKLPNLKICIDNNEGSDNEEIIFTDKDDYSFIDEPYSHRVEFSVRLNENNEAKKFERKKYENKDGNFVTGIDITKKEEEEKREERARRFGLEGNNYHVSLAALYASLGIREEDLHKDERGIRLETVHVRGVQDMSTKDVFHYFQEFAPSTVEWIEDSSCNVVWSDAMTAARALNKLSRSRDVVNSWTNTNENSAAKSPTADEENQLKPDTQFDQKEISETSEKESNATKMNVDEDSNMSAISSVSHSESTCENDSDRQMESKRRPSDSKDSEDAETRETTPQPIDAKSEGELSSSEDNVELEKNYRRKLSSRLLENVPAAVDPWNSADDIPWPPGKWRLGVPTSKTSQHIFMRYATKAVVVAADRKLPGAEKRSQYYVRHGNPNYGGMKGLISKSRKRRIRSVKDEIPNENIKDNLNNLTASDRVELSDWSSRHLHDDLASSVQAAAAAATTTAAAPPPAKHRMMRMYADDVEAELKAKRSGHSRVSHRIGSGSLSHRIGSGGHGIQNWVGSLSGSSSSKPVKDARQLLSRSDNVGMIIVCLSLD
- the LOC106869564 gene encoding nuclear cap-binding protein subunit 3 isoform X6, yielding MFLLMKNTLEFDNYEMFYYDVIIVIFSSQNPRPCLFDIVNTVVDTNFGVIEIVLFIKFDTGSIYFTADHYEAGISMNRNRQLYRALTMAEGSKQKLPNLKICIDNNEGSDNEEIIFTDKDDYSFIDEPYSHRVEFSVRLNENNEAKKFERKKYENKDGNFVTGIDITKKEEEEKREERARRFGLEGNNYHVSLAALYASLGIREEDLHKDERGIRLETVHVRGVQDMSTKDVFHYFQEFAPSTVEWIEDSSCNVVWSDAMTAARALNKLSRSRDVVNSWTNTNENSAAKSPTADEENQLKPDTQFDQKEISETSEKESNATKMNVDEDSNMSAISSVSHSESTCENDSDRQMESKRRPSDSKDSEDAETRETTPQPIDAKSEGELSSSEDNVELEKNYRRKLSSRLLENVPAAVDPWNSADDIPWPPGKWRLGVPTSKTSQHIFMRYATKAVVVAADRKLPGAEKRSQYYVRHGNPNYGGMKGLISKSRKRRIRSVKDEIPNENIKDNLNNLTASDRVELSDWSSRHLHDDLASSVQAAAAAATTTAAAPPPAKHRMMRMYADDVEAELKAKRSGHSRVSHRIGSGSLSHRIGSGGHGIQNWVGSLSGSSSSKPVKDARQLLSRSDNVGMKMKLFSIYKKSL
- the LOC106869564 gene encoding nuclear cap-binding protein subunit 3 isoform X4, translating into MFLLMKNTLEFDNYEMFYYDVIIVIFSSQNPRPCLFDIVNTVVDTNFGVIEIVLFIKFDTGSIYFTADHYEAGISMNRNRQLYRALTMAEGSKQKLPNLKICIDNNEGSDNEEIIFTDKDDYSFIDEPYSHRVEFSVRLNENNEAKKFERKKYENKDGNFVTGIDITKKEEEEKREERARRFGLEGNNYHVSLAALYASLGIREEDLHKDERGIRLETVHVRGVQDMSTKDVFHYFQEFAPSTVEWIEDSSCNVVWSDAMTAARALNKLSRSRDVVNSWTNTNENSAAKSPTADEENQLKPDTQFDQKEISETSEKESNATKMNVDEDSNMSAISSVSHSESTCENDSDRQMESKRRPSDSKDSEDAETRETTPQPIDAKSEGELSSSEDNVELEKNYRRKLSSRLLENVPAAVDPWNSADDIPWPPGKWRLGVPTSKTSQHIFMRYATKAVVVAADRKLPGAEKRSQYYVRHGNPNYGGMKGLISKSRKRRIRSVKDEIPNENIKDNLNNLTASDRVELSDWSSRHLHDDLASSVQAAAAAATTTAAAPPPAKHRMMRMYADDVEAELKAKRSGHSRVSHRIGSGSLSHRIGSGGHGIQNWVGSLSGSSSSKPVKDARQLLSRSDNVGMSKYPRGHIAVRSDDDDDDEEEQDDEEGSDDSIDADTQPFFNTGSDLRAKLEWKRMQMPSSVSSASGHYPQLKIEVLE